CGTCAATAGGTTGCCATTCCATCGGTTTAGGATAAGTAATGATAAATTCTTGCTCTATCATCTCAATAACCTTAAATTAAAAATAGCCGTTTCTGACCCGCTTGATTTGCTTGCCAAACTTTGCCACTTGTTACATCCAAACAAGTTAGCCAACCGTTTCCGTAAGCCCAAGTATCGATACCAATAGCATGACCTAGATTGAGCGGAATACCGCTTTCTTGAGTGTCGTGTCCGTAAACCATAGTTTTGCCGGAAAAGTGCGGGGATGGTCGATCGCATAACCCCCAAAACAGCACAAACTCCGGTTGTTCCGCTAGCGGTAAATCTGGATCGGCATCGGCGTGTACGAAAAAATGCGTGTCTGTTTCGTACCAATTTACACACTTATTTTCAAGAAAATCCCAGTGACTTTCGGGGATATCCTGCAAACTTTTGCGATCGCTCTCCAGCGAATAAGACGCAAGCGTTGCCTCTCCACCCCAGGACAGCCACGCTAGCAGCTTCCCATCGGCACGAGAGTTCAGCATAATCTGCTCGTGATTGCCCCGTAGAGGCACAAGTAGCCCCTTCTCGTGCAGTGCAATCAGTCGCTCTATAACGCCTTTAGCATCCGGGCCGTGGTCTACGTAGTCCCCAAGAGTAATAATTCGATCTTCCGGCTGCGGGTTTACGGCAGCGAGGAGGGCATCTAAAGCGATCGAGCAACCGTGAATGTCACCAATGGCAAGGATACGCATAATCAATTTTAGATTTTAGATTTAATTACAATCTAAAATCTAAAATTTGAAATTAGGCAATGACTACGTTGATGACTTTTTCTTCTGGTTTTAGCTGAACGATACGATCGCCCGTTCCATCTTTACCCCAGAACTTCATCCCATCCGCAGCTATTCTCACCACCCGCTGCGTATTCGTCACCACAATCGCTTCAGCTTTCGGCGCAGCCACTACCATCGCAGCCAAAGCGTCCGACTTGCTCGTAAACTGAAGCGCCTGAGTGCCAATATTACCAAGTTGAGATAGTGGCATAGCGCTCACCGGCAGACGTTTGACATACCCCAATTGAGAAACCAGTAAGAGGCTCTGATTTGGCAAAGTCGTACAAGCGCCAACCACCAGCTCGGAACGTCGCAGCCGCAATGCTTGCAGCCCTTGAGCCGTCCGTCCCATCATCGGCAATTGGTCATCATTTACCTGGAGTCGCAATAGGCGTCCGCCGCTAGTCGCCAAAATCACTTCTTCCTTAGCAGCGATGAGATGAGCGTACAATAATTGGTCATCATCCTTTAGCTTCATGAGCGTCACACCGCGACGAGTTAAGTTGGCAAATTCTAAAAGTGCCAAACGCTTGATCCGTCCCTGCTGGGTGAATAGCACCAAACTGCCTTTCTCCAAAGCGTCAGGTAACATAAAGTGGGTTGCCAGCGTTTCTGGAGTTTCCTTAGCTCCCGGTAACAAGGTAACGAGAGGCGTTCCCTTACTTGCGCCAGATGTCGGCGGAATGTCGCCAATTTTAACTGGGTAGGCTTTGCCACTGCTAGTTACTACCACCAAATCTGTTTCAGTGGTAGTTGTCTGAGTCTTGACAACAAAGTCATCATTTGGTTTCAAAGATGCAGATTTATTGCCATTTTTTGACAACCGTCGCACATAGCCTTTATGGGTAAATTCTACGATCGCCTCTTCTGGAGGTGGAGAGGTGAAAAGTGAGGGTTGTTGCGTTTCTGCCTTCTGAGTCTTAGATTTTTCTTTCTTCTCCCGCTCTCCCGC
Above is a window of Argonema galeatum A003/A1 DNA encoding:
- a CDS encoding metallophosphoesterase family protein; this translates as MRILAIGDIHGCSIALDALLAAVNPQPEDRIITLGDYVDHGPDAKGVIERLIALHEKGLLVPLRGNHEQIMLNSRADGKLLAWLSWGGEATLASYSLESDRKSLQDIPESHWDFLENKCVNWYETDTHFFVHADADPDLPLAEQPEFVLFWGLCDRPSPHFSGKTMVYGHDTQESGIPLNLGHAIGIDTWAYGNGWLTCLDVTSGKVWQANQAGQKRLFLI